Proteins encoded together in one Anaerotignum propionicum DSM 1682 window:
- a CDS encoding cysteine desulfurase family protein produces the protein MIYLDYSANTPVAPEVLERFVQIEQEFMGNPNSTHRVGRVAQEEMAKVTESIAQVLKVNPAEIIYTSGASEANNLAIKGIARSSRHMGKHIISTPLEHSSVSGCLTALQEQGYEIDLLGLEKDGTVNLKELKELLRKDTILVAICSVDSELGCIQPISQIIEILKAYPNCRLHVDATQSIGKTEVSFQGIDTMSFTGHKFYGLNGCGVLLKQKNLVIEPLIHGGASTTIYRSGTPTLGLAAATETALKITLEEQNSREKVVQGLNEKLRKALTAYPVVRINSPESAVPHILNLSVYGVKGTVFQRALDEKGICVSVKSACSADGQPSRPVFAVSQDRKNALSSWRISLSHLTTEEEIQEFLRIFDECYKELVR, from the coding sequence ATGATATATTTAGATTATTCGGCAAACACTCCTGTTGCACCTGAGGTATTGGAACGCTTTGTACAGATTGAGCAAGAATTTATGGGAAACCCAAATTCCACTCATCGAGTAGGTAGAGTCGCTCAGGAGGAAATGGCAAAGGTTACGGAGAGCATAGCCCAAGTATTGAAGGTGAATCCTGCGGAAATCATTTATACCTCTGGTGCCAGCGAAGCAAATAATTTGGCAATCAAAGGTATTGCCCGATCCTCCAGACATATGGGAAAGCATATTATTTCCACACCTTTGGAACATTCTTCGGTAAGTGGTTGCCTCACAGCCTTGCAGGAGCAGGGATATGAAATAGATTTGCTTGGGCTGGAAAAGGATGGTACTGTCAATTTAAAAGAACTGAAAGAATTATTAAGAAAAGATACTATTTTGGTGGCAATCTGCAGCGTGGACAGTGAGCTGGGGTGTATTCAGCCTATTTCTCAAATAATTGAAATATTAAAGGCTTATCCAAATTGTCGCCTTCATGTAGATGCAACACAATCTATAGGAAAGACAGAGGTTTCCTTTCAAGGGATTGATACTATGAGCTTCACAGGGCATAAGTTTTATGGATTAAATGGTTGTGGGGTATTGCTAAAACAGAAAAACCTTGTGATTGAGCCTTTGATTCATGGCGGCGCCAGTACGACCATTTATCGAAGTGGAACCCCTACTTTGGGTCTTGCCGCCGCAACGGAGACAGCTCTGAAAATTACATTGGAAGAACAAAATAGCCGTGAAAAAGTGGTGCAAGGTTTGAATGAGAAGCTGCGAAAGGCTTTAACAGCCTATCCCGTTGTTCGGATAAACAGCCCTGAAAGTGCAGTTCCCCATATTTTAAATTTGAGTGTGTACGGTGTAAAGGGAACTGTTTTTCAGAGAGCATTGGATGAAAAGGGTATTTGTGTATCTGTTAAATCTGCTTGTTCTGCCGATGGACAGCCCTCTCGCCCGGTATTTGCGGTGAGTCAAGATCGGAAAAACGCTTTATCCTCTTGGAGAATCAGCTTGAGTCATTTAACCACCGAAGAAGAGATACAAGAATTTTTAAGGATATTTGACGAATGCTACAAAGAGCTTGTGAGATAA
- a CDS encoding tRNA lysidine(34) synthetase, whose amino-acid sequence MGRELTPHQMIERSIVKKYRKEIWNPFIKAVKQYELIQSGDRIAVCISGGKDSMLMAKLLQELQRHSEVPFELIFLVMDPGYNEINRQKIESNAALLHIPITVFETNIFEIANNSEESPCYLCARMRRGHLYNKAKLLGCNKIALGHHFNDVIETTVMGMFYGSQLQAMLPKLHSKNFEGMELIRPMYCIGEESILSWKRYNDLEFIQCACRFTENCTMCDNGGGGSKREEVKILLRRLKRDNPNIEKSIFNSIHSVSLDTMVGYKAKGVYHSFLDSYESKKQ is encoded by the coding sequence ATGGGAAGGGAATTAACACCGCATCAAATGATAGAACGCAGCATCGTAAAAAAATATAGAAAGGAAATATGGAATCCTTTTATTAAGGCAGTAAAGCAGTATGAATTGATTCAATCAGGAGATAGAATTGCCGTTTGTATTTCCGGCGGAAAGGATTCCATGCTGATGGCAAAGCTTCTGCAAGAGCTCCAGCGCCATAGTGAAGTGCCCTTTGAATTAATATTTTTGGTGATGGATCCGGGATATAATGAAATAAACAGACAGAAAATCGAAAGCAATGCTGCTCTCCTTCATATCCCCATTACAGTTTTTGAAACAAATATTTTTGAAATTGCTAATAATAGTGAGGAGTCGCCCTGTTATCTATGTGCACGCATGCGCCGAGGGCACCTTTACAATAAAGCAAAATTATTGGGCTGTAACAAGATTGCTTTGGGACATCATTTTAATGATGTGATTGAAACTACGGTAATGGGGATGTTTTATGGGTCTCAGCTACAGGCAATGCTGCCCAAACTTCACAGTAAAAACTTTGAGGGCATGGAGTTGATTCGCCCAATGTACTGTATTGGTGAGGAGAGTATTTTGAGCTGGAAACGCTATAACGATCTAGAATTTATTCAATGTGCCTGCCGTTTTACTGAAAATTGTACCATGTGTGATAATGGTGGGGGAGGCTCCAAACGAGAAGAGGTCAAAATTCTCCTTCGCAGACTGAAACGTGACAATCCAAACATTGAAAAAAGTATCTTTAACAGCATTCACTCCGTTTCCTTAGATACAATGGTGGGGTATAAAGCAAAAGGAGTATATCATTCATTTTTGGATAGTTATGAGTCAAAAAAACAATAA
- a CDS encoding homoserine dehydrogenase yields the protein MIQNIRKVALLGMGTVGGGVYKIIEKQKNELIHKIGAELEISKVLVRNKGKYANLIAPEKLTDQWSDIIEDDSIEIVVEVMGGIEPAATYIKEALQKGKHVVTANKDLIAVQGHELLELAKTNHCDLLFEAAVAGGIPIIRPLNQCLAGNEITEVMGIINGTTNFILTKMSEEGMDFAEALQLATDLGYAEADPTADIEGHDAGRKLAILASLAFNSPVTFQNVYTEGISKISAKDIRYAHELGCEIKLLGIAKNTEDGIEVKVHPTMIPQSHPLAAVNDSYNAVFIHGDAVGDAMFYGRGAGELPTGSAVVGDILDVARNIQFHCTGRIGSSCYKNIPIKDIKETKSSYYVRMKLEDRAGTLAALAGVFGSNNVSISMLLQKTKDEKTADVVIVTYDVLEKQFMDSIIVISNMSMVKEISSIIRVYH from the coding sequence ATGATTCAAAATATTCGTAAGGTTGCCCTTTTGGGAATGGGAACCGTTGGCGGCGGTGTATATAAGATTATAGAAAAACAGAAGAATGAACTGATTCATAAAATTGGCGCTGAATTAGAGATTTCAAAAGTATTGGTTCGGAACAAAGGGAAATATGCCAATTTGATTGCACCGGAAAAACTGACAGATCAGTGGAGCGATATCATTGAGGATGACAGTATTGAAATTGTTGTTGAGGTCATGGGGGGCATAGAACCCGCAGCCACATATATTAAGGAAGCTTTGCAAAAAGGCAAACATGTTGTAACAGCCAATAAGGACTTGATAGCTGTGCAGGGTCATGAGCTGTTGGAGCTTGCCAAAACAAACCATTGTGATTTATTGTTTGAGGCGGCTGTTGCAGGAGGGATACCAATTATAAGACCACTGAATCAGTGTTTAGCCGGAAATGAAATAACAGAGGTAATGGGAATCATCAATGGCACAACGAATTTTATTCTGACCAAAATGAGCGAAGAGGGGATGGACTTTGCAGAAGCCCTCCAATTGGCGACAGATTTAGGCTACGCTGAGGCTGACCCAACAGCAGATATTGAGGGACACGATGCAGGCAGAAAGCTTGCCATTTTGGCTTCCCTTGCTTTTAACTCTCCAGTAACATTTCAGAATGTATATACAGAGGGTATTTCTAAAATATCTGCAAAGGATATCCGTTATGCCCATGAGCTTGGTTGCGAAATTAAGCTGCTAGGGATTGCAAAAAATACAGAGGATGGTATTGAGGTAAAGGTTCATCCAACTATGATTCCTCAGAGTCATCCCTTGGCGGCGGTAAATGATTCCTATAATGCAGTATTTATTCACGGCGATGCTGTGGGAGATGCTATGTTTTATGGTCGTGGAGCAGGGGAACTGCCTACAGGCAGTGCTGTTGTTGGTGACATTTTGGATGTGGCAAGAAACATTCAGTTTCATTGCACCGGTAGAATCGGCAGCAGCTGTTATAAAAATATTCCCATTAAAGACATTAAAGAAACAAAAAGCAGTTACTATGTGCGCATGAAGCTTGAGGACAGAGCGGGCACATTGGCTGCCTTAGCTGGTGTGTTTGGCAGTAATAATGTGAGCATATCCATGCTATTGCAAAAAACAAAGGATGAAAAAACAGCAGATGTTGTCATTGTTACTTATGATGTTTTAGAAAAACAATTTATGGATTCCATCATTGTGATTTCTAATATGTCAATGGTAAAGGAAATATCCTCTATTATTCGTGTATATCATTAA
- a CDS encoding sigma-E processing peptidase SpoIIGA, whose amino-acid sequence MEASVYIDVVFFWEWIMDLFLLYAAGRISGFRAKKWRLFVGAFLSALCHCLLLIFLFPNNGGIFLSFALLILGLGVAYFPKSPKNFIRLFLTALFASFLLGGGLNVLFTVTQAQKALGSGLILRQRFFPWQYLIWGIAVSYILLKIGGNWIETHIRRRRDFCTVYIRKNSKWVEGRVLIDTGNGLKRDGKGVIVMELGVVLPLFSAEEGEKLICGERENLEPMHYTSLGNPEGALWGFLAEECRICFGEKTISYHRLYIGISFDFFKGGYEGLIPPCLLEEDDL is encoded by the coding sequence ATGGAGGCTTCAGTTTATATTGATGTGGTGTTTTTTTGGGAATGGATTATGGACTTATTTCTGCTTTATGCGGCTGGGCGGATTAGCGGTTTTCGCGCCAAGAAATGGCGGCTTTTTGTAGGTGCATTTTTGTCTGCTTTATGTCATTGTTTGCTGTTGATATTCTTGTTTCCGAATAATGGAGGCATTTTTTTATCCTTTGCATTACTAATTCTTGGACTTGGGGTGGCATATTTTCCGAAAAGCCCTAAAAATTTTATCAGGCTTTTTTTAACTGCTCTATTTGCATCCTTTTTGCTGGGGGGCGGTTTGAATGTACTGTTCACAGTTACCCAAGCGCAGAAGGCATTGGGAAGCGGATTGATATTACGGCAAAGGTTTTTTCCTTGGCAATACTTAATATGGGGGATTGCTGTAAGTTACATATTATTAAAAATCGGCGGCAATTGGATAGAAACCCACATACGAAGGCGTAGAGATTTTTGCACTGTGTATATTCGTAAAAATAGCAAATGGGTAGAGGGTCGTGTACTCATTGATACGGGAAACGGGCTGAAAAGAGATGGCAAAGGGGTCATTGTAATGGAATTAGGTGTCGTACTTCCGTTATTTTCCGCAGAAGAGGGCGAAAAGCTAATTTGTGGTGAGCGAGAGAATCTTGAACCAATGCATTACACCAGTTTAGGAAATCCTGAAGGGGCATTGTGGGGCTTTCTTGCAGAAGAATGCAGAATTTGTTTTGGCGAAAAGACAATAAGTTATCACAGGCTGTATATAGGAATTTCCTTTGATTTTTTTAAAGGGGGGTATGAAGGTTTGATTCCCCCTTGCTTGCTGGAGGAGGACGATTTATGA
- the sigE gene encoding RNA polymerase sporulation sigma factor SigE has protein sequence MRQWKYFLFLVKYHAGLILRKLRRKGQEVFYIGGSDVFPPPLKPDEEAILLDQLGGEDEVRVKSVLIERNLRLVVYIARKFENTGVNVEDLISIGTIGLIKAINTFNPEKKIKLATYASRCIENEILMYLRRNSKTKSEVSIDEPLNVDWEGNELLLSDILGTEGDVIYKNIEEEVDRELLNNAMDKLSCRERKIVEMRFGILPETTEKTQKEVADLLGISQSYISRLEKKIIGRLKKEINKMM, from the coding sequence ATGAGGCAATGGAAGTATTTCCTGTTTTTAGTGAAGTATCATGCAGGGTTGATTTTGCGCAAATTACGCAGGAAAGGGCAAGAGGTATTTTATATAGGTGGAAGCGACGTATTTCCGCCCCCCCTTAAGCCGGATGAAGAGGCAATTTTATTGGATCAGCTTGGTGGTGAGGATGAGGTAAGGGTAAAATCGGTATTGATTGAGAGGAATTTACGCTTGGTGGTCTATATCGCAAGAAAATTTGAAAATACAGGTGTAAATGTAGAGGATTTAATTTCTATTGGTACTATTGGGTTGATAAAAGCCATTAATACCTTTAACCCTGAGAAAAAAATAAAATTAGCCACCTATGCATCCAGATGCATTGAGAATGAAATATTAATGTATCTGAGGCGAAACAGCAAAACCAAATCTGAGGTTTCCATAGATGAACCTTTGAATGTTGACTGGGAAGGAAACGAGTTGCTCCTTTCTGATATCCTTGGAACAGAAGGAGATGTCATTTACAAAAATATTGAAGAAGAGGTAGATAGGGAGCTATTAAATAATGCAATGGATAAGCTTTCTTGCAGAGAGAGAAAAATTGTGGAAATGCGGTTTGGCATTTTACCTGAAACAACAGAAAAAACCCAAAAGGAAGTGGCGGACCTTCTTGGGATTTCTCAATCGTATATTTCAAGACTGGAAAAGAAAATCATCGGTCGTTTAAAAAAAGAGATTAATAAAATGATGTGA
- a CDS encoding exosporium glycoprotein BclB-related protein, which yields MSCDYNNDFDMNDLQGINWNGNCGGNSHNHCCCRGPRGPRGPQGPQGPVGPQGPVGPQGATGATGATGPQGPAGPQGPAGPQGEAGPAGPAGPAGATGATGATGATGAQGPAGPQGEAGPAGAQGPAGATGATGPAGPAGPQGEAGPAGAQGPAGATGATGATGAQGPAGPQGEAGPAGAQGPAGEPGPAGPAGPAGPEGAAGPAGPQGEPGEAGPAGPQGEPGPAGPEGEAGPAGPAGPAGAAGPAGPQGEPGPAGPQGEPGPAGAQGPAGVAGPAGPQGETGPAGPAGAGAIIPFASGTPAVLTTVLGGVLNTSSALGFGINASGITAIGGTIDLTGLTNLAFSVPRDGTITSLAAYLSVSAALTLVGSTVTVTAQLYASATPDDTFVEVAGAEVTLAPSLTGIVAIGTVLSGETTGLSIPVTAGTRLLLVFSADVTAGIDLATAVAGYASAGLGIS from the coding sequence ATGAGTTGTGATTATAACAATGATTTTGATATGAATGATTTACAAGGTATTAATTGGAACGGTAATTGTGGAGGAAATTCACATAACCATTGCTGCTGTCGTGGTCCAAGAGGTCCTCGTGGTCCTCAAGGTCCCCAAGGTCCGGTAGGTCCTCAGGGTCCAGTAGGTCCTCAGGGTGCAACAGGTGCAACAGGTGCAACAGGTCCTCAGGGTCCCGCAGGTCCACAGGGCCCCGCAGGCCCACAGGGTGAAGCAGGCCCCGCAGGTCCCGCAGGCCCTGCAGGAGCAACAGGAGCAACAGGCGCAACAGGAGCAACCGGAGCACAGGGTCCCGCAGGTCCACAGGGTGAAGCTGGCCCCGCTGGTGCACAAGGTCCCGCAGGCGCAACAGGCGCAACAGGTCCCGCAGGCCCCGCAGGTCCTCAGGGTGAAGCTGGCCCCGCAGGCGCGCAAGGTCCTGCAGGAGCAACAGGTGCAACAGGCGCAACAGGTGCTCAAGGTCCCGCAGGTCCACAGGGTGAAGCAGGTCCCGCAGGCGCACAAGGTCCTGCAGGCGAACCGGGCCCCGCAGGTCCCGCAGGCCCCGCAGGTCCTGAAGGTGCAGCAGGTCCCGCAGGTCCTCAGGGTGAACCAGGCGAAGCAGGCCCCGCAGGTCCCCAAGGTGAGCCGGGCCCCGCAGGTCCTGAAGGCGAAGCAGGTCCCGCAGGTCCCGCAGGCCCTGCAGGTGCAGCAGGCCCCGCAGGTCCCCAAGGTGAGCCAGGTCCCGCAGGTCCTCAAGGTGAGCCAGGCCCTGCAGGCGCACAAGGCCCCGCAGGTGTAGCAGGTCCCGCAGGTCCTCAGGGCGAAACAGGCCCCGCAGGTCCCGCAGGCGCAGGTGCAATCATTCCGTTTGCATCGGGCACACCAGCTGTTTTGACCACTGTACTCGGTGGAGTGCTAAATACCTCAAGTGCACTTGGCTTTGGAATTAATGCTTCTGGTATTACCGCTATCGGCGGAACAATTGATTTAACAGGGTTGACAAACTTGGCATTCTCTGTACCCAGAGACGGAACCATCACATCTTTGGCAGCTTACCTTAGTGTCAGCGCAGCGCTTACACTGGTAGGCTCTACCGTTACAGTAACCGCCCAGCTTTACGCATCGGCTACACCAGATGATACCTTTGTTGAAGTTGCAGGTGCAGAAGTTACACTTGCTCCTTCACTAACAGGCATCGTTGCAATTGGTACAGTTCTCAGTGGTGAAACTACCGGTTTAAGCATTCCTGTAACGGCAGGAACCAGGTTACTTCTGGTATTCTCCGCAGACGTAACGGCAGGTATTGATTTGGCAACAGCTGTTGCTGGTTATGCCAGTGCAGGTCTTGGTATTTCCTAA
- a CDS encoding collagen-like protein — protein MSYSYDDSCDVNELGSCNCGRGSHCCCEGPRGPVGPRGPAGPQGPVGPQGEAGPAGAQGPAGATGATGATGATGAQGPAGPQGEAGPAGAQGPAGATGATGAQGPAGPQGEPGPAGAQGPAGATGATGATGAQGPAGPQGEAGPAGAQGPAGEAGPAGPAGPTGPEGAAGPAGPQGEPGEAGPAGPQGEPGPAGPEGEAGPAGPAGPAGAAGPAGPQGEPGPAGPQGEAGPAGAQGPAGEAGPAGPQGEPGPAGPEGPQGPEGPQGPPGPSSDLTGLQVQLQDSSGGTVATNTNVLFDTTINAPSTNITYNAGVGAFFINAPGNYFISWWVNTDGAETSPNVTFGIRVISGGSDIILSTSPSPLTTLQLNGTALITVTTTPLVFNLFNSTGTTVTYGTGAIQANLTIIEVS, from the coding sequence ATGAGTTATAGCTACGACGATAGTTGTGATGTAAATGAATTGGGAAGTTGCAATTGTGGTAGAGGCTCCCATTGCTGTTGTGAAGGTCCTCGTGGTCCCGTAGGCCCTCGTGGTCCAGCAGGCCCGCAGGGTCCAGTAGGCCCGCAGGGTGAAGCCGGTCCTGCAGGTGCCCAAGGTCCCGCAGGCGCAACAGGAGCAACAGGCGCAACAGGTGCAACCGGAGCTCAAGGTCCAGCAGGCCCACAGGGTGAAGCCGGTCCTGCAGGTGCCCAGGGTCCCGCAGGTGCAACAGGCGCAACAGGTGCCCAAGGTCCCGCAGGTCCACAGGGTGAACCAGGTCCCGCAGGTGCCCAGGGTCCCGCAGGTGCAACAGGTGCAACAGGCGCAACAGGTGCCCAAGGTCCCGCAGGTCCACAGGGTGAGGCAGGTCCCGCAGGCGCACAAGGTCCTGCAGGCGAAGCAGGCCCCGCAGGTCCCGCAGGCCCCACAGGTCCTGAAGGTGCAGCAGGTCCCGCAGGTCCACAGGGTGAACCAGGCGAAGCAGGCCCCGCAGGTCCACAAGGTGAGCCAGGCCCCGCAGGTCCTGAAGGCGAAGCAGGCCCCGCAGGTCCCGCAGGCCCTGCAGGTGCAGCAGGCCCCGCAGGTCCACAAGGTGAGCCAGGTCCCGCAGGTCCACAGGGTGAGGCAGGCCCCGCAGGTGCTCAGGGTCCCGCAGGTGAAGCAGGTCCCGCAGGTCCACAGGGTGAGCCGGGCCCTGCAGGTCCGGAAGGCCCACAAGGTCCAGAAGGCCCACAGGGTCCTCCAGGACCAAGCTCAGATTTAACAGGATTACAAGTACAGTTACAGGATAGCAGTGGTGGAACGGTTGCAACAAACACGAATGTTTTGTTTGATACTACAATTAATGCACCTTCTACAAATATAACGTATAACGCAGGTGTGGGAGCGTTCTTCATTAATGCACCGGGTAACTATTTTATCTCTTGGTGGGTAAATACTGATGGTGCAGAAACCTCGCCAAATGTTACTTTTGGTATAAGAGTTATTAGTGGAGGATCAGATATTATTTTGTCTACTTCTCCATCACCGCTTACGACGCTTCAATTAAATGGCACCGCGTTAATTACAGTTACAACCACACCTCTTGTATTTAACTTATTTAACAGCACAGGAACAACGGTAACTTATGGAACCGGAGCGATTCAAGCAAACCTCACAATTATCGAGGTAAGCTGA
- a CDS encoding sigma-54 interaction domain-containing protein: protein MKQNINFESIAKEFLESLGVVVIVDTESRIIYMTEKYGELFKIPKPFPIGKKLHEYVPDESLSAVIRSGKESVEEFFEHDGKTMVINRLLIRKDDEILGGVAFTSTGSRLTVKQLENKMSFLNKQVQFYKDNYFENTGTKYNIDQIITQDQELRKLIDFTKRAARTRSAILIYGESGTGKELFAHSIHNLSGRAKMPFVILNCAAIPETLLESELFGYAEGAFTGALKGGKKGKIEQADGGTLLLDEINSMPLQLQAKLLRVVQEKEIQVIGGKNKEIDVRFVFTTNQDLAEMVKEGKFRDDLYYRINVVELRIPPLRQRKGDIPLLVNHFIEKLNEELGSHILGVDQKVLQLLESYQWPGNIRELENMIERAFNYANSGELSVEDFERLRLKMNLSEMKQENTLTLRAAREEAEKLAILRALKQTKGNKKKAAELLEIDRSILYDKMRRYAIK from the coding sequence ATGAAGCAAAATATTAATTTTGAAAGTATTGCAAAAGAATTTTTAGAGTCCTTAGGTGTTGTTGTAATTGTTGATACGGAAAGTCGTATTATCTATATGACAGAGAAATATGGAGAGCTTTTTAAAATTCCTAAGCCTTTTCCTATTGGAAAAAAATTACATGAGTATGTACCCGATGAGAGCTTAAGTGCTGTGATTCGTTCAGGAAAAGAAAGCGTAGAGGAATTTTTTGAACATGACGGAAAAACAATGGTTATCAATCGTTTATTAATCCGTAAGGATGACGAGATTTTAGGCGGAGTTGCTTTTACTTCAACAGGGAGCCGCTTAACAGTCAAACAACTAGAGAATAAAATGAGTTTTCTCAATAAGCAAGTGCAATTTTATAAAGACAACTATTTTGAGAATACCGGTACGAAATATAATATAGATCAGATCATTACTCAAGATCAAGAATTAAGAAAGTTAATTGATTTTACAAAAAGAGCCGCTAGAACACGCTCTGCCATATTAATTTATGGGGAAAGTGGGACGGGGAAAGAACTTTTTGCCCACTCCATTCATAATTTAAGCGGACGAGCCAAAATGCCCTTTGTGATTTTAAACTGTGCGGCAATTCCGGAAACATTGTTAGAGTCAGAGCTTTTTGGCTATGCAGAAGGAGCATTTACCGGCGCACTGAAAGGTGGAAAAAAAGGGAAAATTGAACAAGCAGATGGAGGAACCCTACTTTTGGATGAAATAAATTCAATGCCCCTTCAGTTGCAGGCAAAACTTTTGCGTGTAGTTCAAGAGAAAGAAATTCAGGTGATTGGCGGGAAGAATAAGGAAATTGACGTTCGTTTTGTATTTACCACAAATCAGGATTTGGCGGAAATGGTAAAGGAAGGAAAATTTCGAGATGACCTATATTATCGAATTAATGTAGTCGAGCTGAGGATACCCCCTTTAAGGCAAAGAAAAGGAGATATCCCACTTTTGGTAAATCACTTTATTGAGAAATTGAATGAAGAACTTGGTTCCCATATTTTAGGGGTAGACCAAAAAGTGTTGCAGCTTTTGGAAAGCTATCAATGGCCTGGGAATATCCGTGAATTGGAAAATATGATTGAAAGAGCATTCAATTATGCAAATTCAGGAGAGTTATCAGTAGAAGATTTTGAGCGTTTACGTTTAAAAATGAATTTATCCGAAATGAAGCAGGAGAACACGCTAACCCTTCGTGCCGCAAGGGAAGAAGCAGAAAAACTGGCAATTTTACGAGCTTTGAAGCAAACGAAAGGAAACAAGAAAAAGGCGGCTGAATTGCTGGAGATAGACAGAAGTATTCTCTATGATAAAATGCGAAGATATGCAATTAAGTAA
- a CDS encoding thiamine pyrophosphate-dependent dehydrogenase E1 component subunit alpha: MAYTKEFLTDLYKNLLYTRLSEEKLVAIYKEGRVPGHIHSGVGQEATHVGSLFTRKVGDYFKLAHRVVSISHVLGVSFNNIYAEILGRQDGNSRGGGGVNHIADFSKGVLGMSGTLGCDMAFAVGAAYKLKMEGKDNIVYCYYGDGTSNRGPVHEAMNWAAAWKLPVLFILDNNQWAISTCIYESTAVENPGADRAPAYGIPAKVVDGSDVLAVYEAAKELSEYVRAGNGPALLEAKNYRWRGHFEGDQCKYRDPAITEKWQKKRNCVKKMENYMLENNVLTEAEIKTMYSDIDAELDAAVHFAEASPKATAEDLFKNILA, translated from the coding sequence ATGGCTTATACAAAGGAATTCTTAACAGATTTGTACAAAAACTTACTGTACACTAGATTATCTGAAGAAAAATTGGTGGCAATCTATAAGGAAGGTAGAGTGCCTGGTCATATCCATAGTGGTGTTGGGCAGGAAGCAACTCATGTTGGATCACTTTTTACAAGAAAAGTCGGAGATTATTTTAAGCTTGCTCATCGTGTGGTTAGTATTTCCCATGTTTTGGGTGTGTCTTTTAACAATATATATGCAGAAATTTTGGGCAGACAAGATGGTAACTCCCGTGGTGGCGGTGGTGTCAATCACATTGCTGATTTTAGCAAGGGTGTTTTGGGTATGAGTGGCACTTTGGGTTGTGATATGGCTTTTGCTGTTGGTGCTGCTTACAAACTAAAGATGGAAGGCAAAGATAATATTGTTTACTGCTATTATGGCGATGGTACTTCAAACCGTGGACCTGTTCACGAAGCAATGAACTGGGCGGCAGCGTGGAAATTACCAGTTTTGTTTATTCTGGACAACAATCAGTGGGCAATTTCTACTTGCATTTATGAATCCACCGCTGTAGAAAATCCTGGTGCTGACCGTGCACCTGCGTATGGCATCCCGGCGAAGGTGGTTGACGGCTCTGATGTTTTGGCGGTATACGAGGCGGCAAAAGAATTGTCTGAGTATGTGCGTGCCGGTAATGGCCCTGCTCTTTTGGAAGCGAAGAACTATCGTTGGAGAGGGCATTTTGAAGGGGATCAATGTAAATACCGTGATCCTGCTATCACAGAAAAGTGGCAGAAAAAGAGAAACTGCGTGAAAAAGATGGAAAACTATATGCTGGAAAACAATGTTCTCACAGAAGCTGAAATCAAAACCATGTATAGCGACATTGATGCAGAGCTGGATGCTGCGGTGCATTTTGCGGAGGCATCTCCTAAAGCGACTGCAGAGGATCTTTTCAAAAATATTTTAGCATAA